Proteins encoded by one window of Gammaproteobacteria bacterium:
- a CDS encoding DUF4392 domain-containing protein, translated as MNQAEDLALSSTIEDILVARNLRGMKTVQNHLEAGYCMRAARLLQRCRGNILIGTGFPVVKTFETDGPVGAIAMYEAFEKLGATPTIVCGRPLSQALAAKYRVHEIRVGDHDQRKHEAQDALERFHPDAIVSIERPGQAADGGYYNMRGESISEHTACFDTFMDQSECPTIAIGDGGNEIGMGKVADALQDLNIVPAITSCDELIVADVSNWGAYGIISFLSVWNKRDLLGEIVPIDILRYISELGSVDGVTRVNRLTEDGLEVSEGESVLLELRRVCGFI; from the coding sequence ATGAATCAGGCTGAAGATCTGGCACTCAGTAGTACCATAGAAGATATCCTGGTAGCGCGTAACTTACGCGGCATGAAAACGGTGCAGAATCACCTCGAAGCAGGCTATTGCATGCGGGCGGCGCGGTTATTGCAGCGGTGCCGGGGTAATATCCTGATCGGAACCGGCTTCCCCGTCGTCAAAACTTTCGAGACCGACGGCCCGGTTGGTGCAATCGCGATGTACGAGGCCTTCGAAAAACTGGGCGCCACGCCGACCATCGTTTGCGGACGCCCGTTATCGCAGGCTCTCGCAGCAAAGTATCGGGTGCATGAAATCAGGGTTGGCGATCACGATCAACGCAAGCACGAAGCCCAGGATGCACTAGAAAGATTTCATCCAGACGCAATCGTTTCGATTGAAAGACCCGGCCAGGCTGCCGACGGCGGTTATTACAACATGCGCGGCGAAAGCATTAGCGAGCATACCGCCTGTTTCGACACCTTCATGGATCAGAGCGAGTGTCCTACCATTGCGATCGGCGATGGTGGCAATGAAATCGGCATGGGCAAGGTCGCCGACGCATTACAGGACTTAAATATAGTGCCCGCGATCACGAGCTGCGATGAACTGATTGTCGCCGACGTTTCCAACTGGGGCGCCTACGGCATCATTTCGTTCCTGTCGGTCTGGAATAAACGTGATCTGCTCGGCGAAATTGTGCCGATCGATATTCTCAGATACATATCCGAACTTGGCAGCGTCGACGGCGTCACCCGGGTCAACCGGCTAACCGAAGACGGACTCGAGGTCAGCGAAGGTGAGTCGGTTCTGCTGGAGTTACGACGTGTCTGTGGTTTTATTTAG
- the gcvA gene encoding transcriptional regulator GcvA, with translation MARRLPPLNSLKCFEAAGRLLSFTGAAKELNVTQAAISHQVKVIEEYLGFSLFDRYPRRLALTEQGKVLLPEVIEAFDRVSQAISGLTREQYSNLLSVRLAPSFAAKWLSPRLKYFWLQYPEIDLCLYHANAAVDFRREEIDIAVTYGKGGWPGVVADKLLELDFFPVCSPAYLHNDKPLTDIDNLRYYTLLHDASYDCWQEWLELAGLDDINAEKGTIIDDTNVLIQAAIEGQGIALGSSTFVEDYLESGKLVKPFDVILENEFCYYVVCPESHLKNPAVRAFKEWLLSLVE, from the coding sequence ATGGCGAGACGCTTACCACCACTTAACAGTCTCAAATGTTTCGAAGCCGCGGGTCGTTTGCTGAGCTTTACCGGGGCGGCCAAAGAGCTCAATGTCACGCAGGCGGCCATCAGTCACCAGGTCAAGGTAATCGAGGAGTACCTGGGTTTTTCGCTGTTCGACCGTTATCCACGACGCCTGGCGTTGACCGAGCAGGGCAAGGTACTGCTGCCGGAAGTCATCGAGGCCTTCGACCGGGTGTCCCAGGCCATCAGCGGCCTCACCAGGGAACAGTACTCGAACCTGCTCAGCGTGCGCCTGGCGCCGTCCTTTGCGGCAAAATGGCTGTCACCACGGCTCAAGTATTTCTGGTTGCAATACCCGGAAATCGATCTTTGTCTTTATCATGCCAATGCCGCCGTCGACTTTCGGCGTGAGGAAATTGATATTGCGGTCACCTACGGTAAAGGCGGTTGGCCAGGTGTGGTTGCCGATAAATTGCTGGAACTGGATTTTTTCCCGGTTTGCTCGCCTGCATACCTGCACAACGACAAGCCTTTGACTGATATCGATAATCTGCGCTACTACACGCTGCTGCATGATGCCAGTTACGACTGCTGGCAGGAGTGGCTCGAACTCGCCGGCTTAGACGATATAAACGCGGAAAAGGGGACCATCATCGACGATACCAACGTCTTGATTCAGGCTGCGATAGAAGGACAGGGAATTGCCCTGGGTTCGAGCACATTCGTCGAGGATTATCTCGAGTCGGGTAAACTGGTCAAGCCATTTGACGTGATCCTGGAAAACGAGTTCTGCTACTACGTTGTCTGCCCGGAGTCGCATTTAAAAAATCCGGCGGTGCGCGCGTTCAAGGAATGGCTACTCAGCCTGGTTGAATGA
- a CDS encoding long-chain-fatty-acid--CoA ligase, with protein MTIEYDQLNANAANFVPLTPLSFLHRAADIYPQREALIYNQRRNSWAQTRNRCTRIASSLAARGIGKNDTVSVFAFNTPEMFESHFSIPMAGAVLNTINTRLDAATVAYIIDHGESRIFICDRQLWPVLQEALQSSELQPEIIIIDDADAAEKPELPTDISFSFYEDLVDRGDDTFAWRPPEDEWQALTLNYTSGTTGLPKGVVYHHRGSYLMTMGTVISWALPPHPRYLYTVPMFHCNGWGHAWTMTALAATVVCIRAFTPKLFFDLAEEHGITHFGGAPIILNMLANAPAEDQKVFKDTVYAMTAGAPPPAKVLESMAQFNFEVMHVYGLTETYGHILHSAPQDDWYQQSIERQAELKARQGVRFSMTEAVDVIDPETGKSVPWDAETMGEIVIRGNTVMKGYLKDPGATDEAFNNGWFMSGDIAVIHPDGYIQVKDRAKDVIISGGENISSVEVEGVLYKHSSVGEAAVVALADEKWGEVPCAFVELKSDADASEQELIDFCADNMARFKRPKKIVFGELPKTATGKIQKNVLRERAKAL; from the coding sequence ATGACTATCGAATACGATCAACTGAACGCCAACGCCGCCAACTTCGTTCCGCTGACACCGCTATCTTTCCTGCATCGTGCGGCCGATATTTATCCGCAACGCGAAGCATTGATTTACAACCAGCGCCGCAATAGCTGGGCCCAGACACGCAATCGCTGTACCCGTATTGCGTCGAGCCTGGCAGCTCGAGGCATCGGTAAAAACGACACCGTTTCGGTGTTCGCCTTCAATACCCCGGAAATGTTTGAAAGCCATTTCTCAATCCCGATGGCTGGTGCCGTGCTGAATACGATTAACACGCGGCTCGACGCGGCCACGGTCGCCTATATTATCGATCATGGAGAATCGAGGATTTTCATTTGCGACCGCCAGCTCTGGCCGGTGCTGCAGGAAGCCCTGCAGAGCTCTGAACTGCAACCCGAAATCATCATCATCGACGATGCCGATGCGGCCGAGAAACCGGAGCTGCCTACAGATATAAGCTTTTCCTTCTATGAAGACCTGGTCGATCGTGGCGACGATACCTTCGCCTGGCGACCACCCGAAGACGAGTGGCAGGCGCTGACCCTGAACTACACCTCGGGTACGACCGGGCTTCCCAAGGGCGTCGTTTACCACCATCGCGGTTCTTACCTGATGACCATGGGCACCGTCATTTCCTGGGCGCTACCCCCCCACCCACGTTACCTGTACACGGTGCCGATGTTCCACTGTAACGGCTGGGGCCATGCCTGGACCATGACTGCGCTTGCGGCGACCGTGGTCTGCATTCGTGCATTTACGCCAAAGCTGTTTTTCGATCTTGCCGAAGAACACGGGATTACCCATTTCGGTGGTGCACCGATCATATTAAACATGCTCGCCAATGCGCCCGCCGAGGATCAGAAGGTATTCAAGGATACCGTCTATGCGATGACCGCCGGCGCGCCGCCACCGGCCAAGGTGCTGGAAAGCATGGCGCAGTTCAATTTCGAAGTCATGCACGTCTACGGGCTCACCGAAACCTACGGCCATATTCTGCATTCGGCACCGCAGGACGACTGGTACCAGCAGTCGATCGAACGCCAGGCTGAACTCAAGGCACGCCAGGGAGTTCGGTTCTCGATGACCGAAGCGGTCGATGTCATCGATCCCGAGACCGGTAAATCCGTACCCTGGGATGCCGAAACCATGGGTGAAATCGTGATTCGCGGCAACACAGTTATGAAAGGTTATCTGAAGGATCCCGGGGCAACCGACGAAGCCTTCAACAATGGCTGGTTCATGAGTGGCGATATCGCGGTGATCCACCCCGACGGTTATATCCAGGTCAAGGATCGCGCCAAGGATGTGATCATTTCGGGTGGTGAGAATATCTCCTCGGTTGAGGTTGAAGGCGTACTCTACAAGCACTCTTCGGTCGGAGAAGCCGCGGTGGTGGCGCTGGCCGACGAAAAATGGGGTGAAGTCCCCTGCGCGTTTGTCGAACTGAAATCAGATGCCGATGCCAGCGAACAGGAACTGATCGATTTTTGCGCCGATAATATGGCACGCTTCAAGCGGCCGAAAAAAATCGTTTTTGGTGAACTACCAAAAACCGCTACCGGCAAGATCCAGAAAAATGTATTGCGTGAGCGCGCCAAAGCGTTGTAA
- a CDS encoding trimethylamine methyltransferase family protein translates to MARRSNARQAKIALRKAALAEDLKPVHPGESGGQYKPLSDTDIDQIHATIFRILEEVGFADANEHCIETCKSVGATYGEDQRLRFPRAVVDDALNKCQRDLTLHGQDPKHDLQLSGSKVHFSTAGAAVMIADPINNEYRESTAQDLYDMARIADKCEHIHMFQRTCVLRDITDNHDMDINTAYNAVMGTTKHIGSSWTEAHHLEDSLKMLHLVAGSEEKWRERPFMSISCCHVVPPMKFTNEALSCIKVAVEEGMPVLLLSAGQSGATAPACLAGAVAQAWAECLGGLVFVNAIKPGAPAIIGTWPFVSDLRTGAMSGGSPEQAILSSACAQMGNYFNLPTGTACGMTDSKLPDFQGGAERAYTLACAATSGANIIYESAGMYASLLAACPESMIIDNDILGAALRITRGIEVNEQTLSFEDLKDVCLGNKGHYLGSGQTLEVMQTEYIYPELGDRLSPNEWVEQGKPVLLDKAIARKNEILDNYFPSHVSDEVDQQIRAQFNIFLSREVFGRSA, encoded by the coding sequence ATGGCAAGACGATCCAATGCCCGCCAGGCAAAAATTGCATTGCGCAAGGCTGCACTTGCCGAGGACCTCAAACCGGTCCATCCCGGGGAATCGGGTGGTCAATACAAGCCGCTCTCGGATACCGATATTGACCAGATCCATGCCACCATCTTTCGCATCCTCGAAGAAGTCGGCTTTGCTGACGCCAATGAACACTGTATCGAAACCTGCAAATCTGTTGGTGCAACCTACGGCGAAGACCAACGCCTGCGTTTTCCACGTGCTGTCGTTGATGATGCACTCAACAAATGCCAACGCGATCTGACGCTCCACGGGCAGGACCCGAAGCATGACCTGCAGCTGAGTGGCTCCAAGGTGCATTTTTCCACCGCCGGTGCGGCGGTCATGATAGCCGATCCCATCAATAACGAGTATCGCGAGTCAACCGCCCAGGATTTGTATGACATGGCCCGTATTGCAGACAAATGCGAGCATATCCACATGTTTCAGCGTACCTGCGTGCTGCGCGACATCACCGACAACCACGACATGGATATCAACACCGCCTACAACGCGGTCATGGGAACCACCAAGCATATCGGCTCAAGCTGGACCGAAGCACACCATCTCGAAGACAGCTTGAAGATGCTGCACCTGGTTGCCGGTAGTGAAGAAAAATGGCGCGAACGCCCCTTCATGAGCATTTCCTGCTGCCACGTCGTGCCTCCGATGAAGTTCACCAACGAGGCGTTGAGCTGTATCAAGGTTGCGGTCGAGGAAGGCATGCCGGTATTGCTACTGTCTGCCGGTCAATCCGGCGCAACCGCTCCAGCCTGCCTCGCCGGCGCAGTTGCCCAGGCCTGGGCCGAATGTCTCGGCGGGCTGGTTTTCGTCAACGCCATCAAACCTGGCGCACCGGCCATCATCGGCACCTGGCCTTTCGTATCGGATCTGCGTACCGGTGCGATGAGCGGTGGTTCGCCCGAACAGGCGATCCTTTCATCGGCCTGCGCGCAAATGGGTAATTATTTCAATCTACCAACCGGTACTGCCTGCGGCATGACTGACTCCAAGTTACCGGATTTCCAGGGAGGCGCGGAAAGAGCCTATACCCTCGCCTGTGCCGCGACTTCGGGCGCCAATATTATTTATGAATCGGCCGGCATGTACGCGAGCCTGCTCGCTGCCTGCCCCGAGTCAATGATAATCGACAACGATATACTCGGTGCCGCGTTGCGGATTACGCGCGGTATCGAGGTGAACGAGCAGACTTTAAGTTTTGAAGACCTCAAAGATGTTTGTCTCGGCAACAAGGGACACTATCTCGGTTCGGGCCAAACCCTGGAGGTTATGCAAACCGAGTATATTTATCCGGAACTCGGTGACCGCCTGAGTCCCAACGAATGGGTTGAACAGGGGAAGCCCGTGCTGCTCGACAAGGCGATCGCACGTAAAAATGAAATCCTCGATAACTATTTCCCTTCCCATGTCAGCGACGAAGTCGATCAGCAGATTCGAGCGCAGTTTAATATTTTCCTGTCGCGGGAAGTCTTTGGCCGCAGTGCCTGA
- a CDS encoding 5-formyltetrahydrofolate cyclo-ligase: MASQDELRQHYRKLRADLDTVSLERAAQNLADLVVALPEYQQADRIAAYCAVNGEIGLNPVMDHALALGKEVYLPNLDQQALRFAPYFQGQKMRINKFRLPEPDVNDSEMLSPGALDLVLAPLVVFDSNRNRIGMGGGFYDRSFAFRKNPEHGKPVLIGVAHEIQKVDRIVPEEWDVRVDMVVTDRAIYK, translated from the coding sequence GTGGCCAGTCAGGATGAATTGAGACAGCATTATCGTAAATTGCGAGCGGATCTCGACACGGTGAGCCTTGAGCGGGCGGCACAGAACCTTGCTGACCTTGTTGTGGCGCTGCCCGAATATCAGCAGGCCGACCGGATAGCGGCTTACTGCGCGGTTAACGGGGAAATCGGCTTAAATCCGGTCATGGACCATGCCCTGGCCCTGGGCAAGGAAGTCTATCTGCCGAATCTTGATCAACAGGCGCTAAGGTTTGCGCCATACTTCCAAGGTCAAAAAATGAGGATCAACAAGTTCCGATTGCCCGAACCCGATGTCAACGACAGTGAAATGCTGTCACCCGGTGCGCTGGATCTGGTACTGGCACCACTGGTCGTGTTTGACAGCAACCGAAATCGTATCGGTATGGGCGGTGGTTTCTATGACCGCAGTTTTGCTTTTCGCAAGAATCCCGAGCACGGCAAGCCGGTCCTGATCGGAGTCGCCCATGAGATTCAGAAAGTTGACCGAATTGTTCCCGAGGAATGGGATGTACGCGTCGATATGGTTGTGACCGACCGGGCGATTTACAAATAG
- a CDS encoding 5-oxoprolinase subunit PxpA: MLMLNCDLGESYGSWKMGRDDEVMPHIDQANIACGFHGGDPLVMERTLAMAKQHDVMVGAHPAYPDLVGFGRRPMHCSAEEISAFMHYQIAALEGMAKIQGLDLAYVKPHGALYNDMMAREAVRAPILKAIADFHKPVRLMLQATPEAELHRTEAAAHGIDLWFEAFADRCYDDDGKLLSRAKPGAVHSRDKMLSQVEQICSEGTVTTVSGNTLELKPDTLCVHGDNDAGVAAIKEIRKIIHS, translated from the coding sequence ATGTTGATGCTCAATTGCGATCTTGGTGAAAGCTACGGCTCATGGAAAATGGGCCGTGACGACGAAGTCATGCCCCATATCGACCAGGCCAATATAGCCTGTGGTTTCCATGGTGGCGATCCGCTGGTCATGGAGCGGACCCTGGCAATGGCAAAACAGCACGATGTCATGGTGGGCGCCCACCCGGCCTATCCAGATCTGGTGGGATTCGGTCGCCGCCCGATGCACTGTTCCGCCGAAGAGATTTCAGCATTCATGCATTACCAGATCGCGGCTCTCGAGGGTATGGCGAAAATCCAGGGGCTCGATTTAGCCTATGTCAAACCGCATGGCGCACTGTATAACGACATGATGGCGCGGGAGGCCGTGCGCGCTCCGATTCTGAAAGCGATAGCCGATTTTCACAAACCCGTACGGTTGATGCTGCAGGCTACTCCCGAAGCCGAACTGCATCGTACCGAGGCTGCAGCGCATGGCATCGATCTCTGGTTTGAAGCTTTCGCCGATCGCTGTTATGACGACGATGGGAAATTGCTTTCCCGGGCTAAACCGGGGGCGGTACACAGCCGTGACAAAATGCTCTCCCAGGTGGAACAGATTTGTAGTGAAGGCACGGTTACCACGGTCAGCGGCAATACCCTTGAGCTAAAACCCGATACTCTCTGCGTGCATGGTGATAACGACGCGGGAGTCGCGGCGATCAAGGAAATTCGTAAAATCATTCATTCCTGA
- the pxpB gene encoding 5-oxoprolinase subunit PxpB, producing MRIEIAGQNAFIVYFAEQTSAAVSAQIQAAVANITATMRDSIVDLVPSYASLLVIYDQDRSDHFAVKLQLRTALSNLDSVDASTGELVTLPVYYSAESGPDLETIAQRGNLAIDDVIEIHQQQEYRVYAIGFAPGFAYLGEVDERIAAPRLATPRQKVPRGAVAIADRQTAVYPAVSPGGWNLIGLCPMRMFDAGKTPSMPVQVGDRIRFTAISREEFIAQGGKL from the coding sequence ATGCGAATCGAAATTGCGGGGCAAAACGCGTTTATCGTCTACTTTGCCGAGCAAACCAGCGCGGCTGTATCGGCGCAGATCCAGGCTGCTGTTGCGAATATAACTGCCACCATGCGGGACAGCATTGTCGACCTGGTACCATCCTACGCGTCGCTGTTGGTTATTTATGATCAGGATCGAAGTGATCATTTCGCGGTTAAACTTCAGTTGCGGACGGCTTTGTCGAATCTGGATAGCGTTGATGCATCGACCGGGGAACTCGTCACCCTGCCCGTCTATTACAGTGCTGAATCCGGACCCGATCTCGAAACGATAGCGCAGCGTGGCAACCTCGCTATCGATGATGTAATCGAGATCCATCAGCAGCAGGAATACCGGGTCTACGCGATCGGCTTTGCTCCTGGATTTGCCTACCTGGGCGAGGTCGACGAGCGCATAGCCGCGCCGCGCCTGGCGACTCCACGGCAAAAGGTACCGCGTGGTGCGGTCGCGATCGCAGACCGCCAGACCGCGGTCTACCCGGCTGTTTCACCGGGCGGATGGAACCTGATTGGACTGTGTCCGATGCGCATGTTCGATGCCGGCAAGACACCCAGCATGCCGGTTCAGGTCGGTGACAGAATTCGCTTTACCGCGATCAGTCGTGAAGAATTCATCGCCCAGGGCGGTAAGCTATGA
- a CDS encoding biotin-dependent carboxyltransferase family protein, which translates to MNGFVVRQPGLLSLLHDRGRYGAHNLGLTTGGPLDSLAFDWANRMLGNDVNATCIEISFGGLALEASHDTSFVITGAQAPCKLDGEPIEQWCTHDIDSGSKLEIGFTSAGTRCYLAVSGGFDITPSFGSTSTVVRENIGGINGNKLQAGDQLPCSGTRPAKHCFLAEADRPVYADFAELRVVPGYQQAAFSPLQQWRFFNTDYRLTERCDRMGFRLEGETVHSNMVGMLSEGICHGAIQIPADGQPIVLMNDRQTIGGYPKIGAVIAHDTARLSQLTPGSNVHFVAISLEQAHNIHCLEQARYQRASLQPC; encoded by the coding sequence ATGAATGGTTTTGTTGTCAGGCAGCCGGGCTTACTCAGCCTGCTGCACGACCGCGGCCGATACGGGGCGCACAACCTGGGATTGACTACCGGCGGGCCTCTCGACAGCCTGGCGTTCGACTGGGCTAACCGCATGCTCGGAAACGATGTCAACGCCACCTGCATCGAAATCAGTTTTGGCGGACTCGCGCTCGAAGCGAGCCACGATACCAGCTTCGTTATTACCGGTGCGCAAGCACCCTGCAAGCTGGATGGCGAGCCGATCGAACAATGGTGCACCCATGACATCGACAGTGGCAGCAAGCTTGAGATCGGCTTCACCAGCGCTGGTACGCGCTGTTACCTGGCGGTCAGCGGTGGTTTTGATATTACGCCAAGTTTCGGCAGCACTTCGACCGTGGTACGCGAAAATATCGGTGGCATCAACGGTAATAAATTGCAGGCCGGGGATCAGCTACCCTGCAGCGGCACCCGGCCGGCGAAGCACTGTTTCCTGGCCGAGGCGGATCGTCCCGTATATGCAGATTTTGCAGAACTACGCGTCGTGCCCGGGTACCAGCAGGCCGCCTTCAGCCCGCTGCAGCAATGGCGTTTTTTTAATACCGATTATCGGCTGACCGAACGCTGCGACCGCATGGGTTTCCGCCTCGAGGGTGAGACCGTCCATTCGAACATGGTTGGTATGTTGTCCGAGGGCATCTGCCATGGCGCAATCCAGATTCCGGCAGACGGTCAACCCATTGTCCTGATGAACGATCGTCAGACGATCGGTGGCTATCCCAAGATCGGCGCCGTGATCGCGCATGATACGGCGAGGCTGTCACAATTGACACCCGGATCAAATGTTCACTTCGTAGCGATCAGTCTCGAACAGGCGCACAACATCCACTGTCTTGAACAGGCGCGCTACCAACGCGCGTCGTTGCAGCCCTGCTGA
- a CDS encoding D-amino acid aminotransferase, whose protein sequence is MTIAYLNGEYMPLEEARISPMDRGFLFGDGIYEVIPSYGGKMVGYGPHIERMLDGLDAIEIKLGWSKEQWRKLCTSLLEKNGNGNLGIYLHVTRGADTKRHHAYPEDIEPTVFGYAFEIPAPPIPDRDQIHPYTCATGHDMRWDRCNIKSISLLGNVMHFQQGYSQGDAEILLYNENNELTECGACNAYIVKDGVVATPPLDNQILPGITRQLLLGVLRAEGSIPVEERIITMDEVWDADEVWISSSSKEVVPVVKLDGKPVGDGKPGPVWEKAAKLYSAGKYDF, encoded by the coding sequence ATGACAATTGCATATTTAAACGGCGAATACATGCCACTCGAGGAGGCCCGCATTTCCCCGATGGATCGGGGTTTTTTGTTTGGTGACGGCATTTACGAAGTAATCCCCTCATATGGCGGCAAGATGGTCGGATATGGCCCGCATATCGAACGCATGCTGGACGGCCTCGATGCAATCGAAATCAAGCTCGGCTGGAGTAAAGAACAATGGCGCAAACTGTGCACCTCGCTACTGGAAAAGAATGGTAACGGCAATCTTGGAATATATCTCCACGTAACCCGTGGCGCCGACACTAAACGCCATCACGCGTACCCTGAGGATATCGAACCCACAGTGTTCGGCTATGCATTTGAAATCCCAGCACCCCCGATTCCGGACCGCGATCAGATCCACCCCTACACTTGTGCGACCGGTCACGATATGCGTTGGGACCGTTGTAACATCAAATCGATTTCACTACTCGGCAATGTTATGCATTTTCAACAGGGCTACAGCCAGGGAGACGCCGAAATTTTACTCTACAACGAAAATAATGAGCTGACCGAATGTGGCGCCTGTAACGCCTATATCGTCAAGGATGGCGTTGTGGCCACCCCACCACTCGATAACCAGATACTGCCGGGAATAACCCGCCAGCTGTTACTCGGGGTGCTTCGCGCCGAAGGCAGTATCCCGGTCGAAGAACGGATCATCACGATGGATGAAGTTTGGGACGCCGACGAAGTCTGGATTTCCAGTTCGAGCAAGGAAGTCGTCCCGGTGGTCAAGCTCGACGGAAAACCGGTAGGTGATGGCAAGCCCGGTCCGGTCTGGGAAAAAGCAGCAAAATTGTACTCGGCGGGTAAATACGACTTTTAA
- a CDS encoding putative hydro-lyase, with translation MNQDISPVELRHRIRSGEFTSNTSGYSRGFVQGNLCILPADYASEFLQFCQSNPKPCPLIGMASSPGDYQIPRLGEDLDIRTDIPSYRIFEDGQLVNEVHDISDLWRDDLVSFVLGCSFSFEEALIDDGLEIRNVTEGVNVPMYRTDIDCIPAGRFASKMVVSMRPMIPSDAIRAIQICTRFPAVHGAPVHFGDPGRIGIRDINQPEFGDAVNIHNDEVPVFWACGVTPQVAVEQARPPFCITHSPGCMLVSDLPNSHLAVM, from the coding sequence ATGAACCAGGATATTTCACCCGTCGAACTGCGCCACCGGATCCGTAGCGGAGAATTTACGTCGAATACGTCAGGTTACTCGCGCGGTTTCGTGCAGGGCAACCTCTGTATACTGCCAGCTGATTATGCCAGCGAATTTCTGCAATTCTGCCAGTCGAATCCCAAGCCCTGTCCACTGATCGGCATGGCTTCAAGTCCTGGGGATTACCAGATCCCGCGTCTCGGTGAAGACCTCGATATCCGTACCGATATTCCGAGCTACCGGATCTTCGAAGACGGTCAGCTGGTCAACGAAGTTCACGACATCAGTGACCTATGGCGTGACGACCTGGTGTCCTTTGTACTGGGGTGCTCGTTTTCCTTCGAGGAAGCCCTGATCGATGATGGCCTCGAGATTCGCAACGTCACCGAAGGCGTCAATGTGCCCATGTATCGCACCGATATCGACTGCATTCCAGCGGGCCGTTTCGCGAGTAAAATGGTGGTCAGCATGCGCCCGATGATTCCGTCGGACGCGATACGCGCGATCCAGATCTGCACCCGTTTTCCTGCGGTACATGGTGCACCGGTGCACTTCGGTGATCCTGGCAGAATTGGCATCAGGGATATCAACCAGCCCGAATTCGGTGATGCCGTAAACATACACAATGATGAAGTACCTGTATTCTGGGCCTGCGGCGTAACCCCCCAGGTAGCGGTAGAGCAGGCGCGACCGCCATTCTGTATCACGCATTCGCCTGGCTGTATGCTGGTATCGGACTTACCCAACAGCCATCTTGCCGTTATGTAG